The nucleotide window ATCAACTGGCCGACATCTTCAACCTGGTCGCCGGCCAGGGCACCGCGCTGCTGCTCATCGAGCAGAACCTGAGCCTAGTGGCCCGCGTGGCGCACCGCTACCTGGCCATGGCCAAGGGCGCGGTGGTGGCCGAGGGCCCCGTCGATGCCTCGCCCGAAGGCATGCGGGCACTGGCCGAACACGTCGCGGTTTAACGCTTTTTTCTCAACCCCAACCACAAGGAGACAGACATGTTGAAAACCCACACCCTGCTGGCCGGTGCCGCGCTGGCGGCCGCGCTGCCCCTGGCGGCCCTGGCCCAGGCCAAGGAGCCGGTGAAGATCGCGCTGGTCACGTCCAAGTCCGGTGCCTTCGCCACCATGGGCGCGGACGTGGCCAACGGCATCAAGTTCGCCGTCGATGAAGCCAACGCCAAGGGCGGCGTCGATGGCCGCAAGGTCGTGCTGGCCGAGGGCGACGACGAGAGCACGCCCGACGCCGGCCGCCGCGTGGCCGAGAAGCTCTCGCGCGAGGGCCACAACCTCATCATCGGCCCCATCACCTCGTCCATCTCGCTGGCCATCAGCCAGAATCTGGCGCGCTGGGACGCGGCCTTCATCGGCACCATCAGCAAGGCCGACAAGCTCACGCAGGACGCCTGCAGCCCGCGCTTCGTGCGCACCAACCACTCCGACGCCATGGACCTGGCGATGATCAACGAGTGGGCCAAGACCCTGCCCGGCAACAACTTCGCCATCATGGCCGCCGACTACGTGTGGGGCCAGGACTCGGCCAAGTCCTTCGAGGCCGCCGTCACCGCGCAGGGCAAGAAGGTCGGCACCAAGCTGTTCGTGCCGCTGGGCACCAAGGACTACGCGCCCTACATCCAGCAGCTCAAGAACGCCAACGCCGACGCCGTCTGGGTGGCCGACGTGTCGGGCGCCATCGCCTTCACCAAGCAGGCGGCGGACTTCGGCCTGATCCCGAAGACCCCGCTGATCGGCCACGCGCTGCTGTCCAACTTCATCGTCAACGCCACGGGCAACGCGCTCGCCAACGTGCCCGGCAACGTCGGCTACACGCCCGACATCGACACGCCGCAGAGCAAGGCCTTCGCCGCCGCCTTCAAGGCAAAACACAACCGCCTGCCCTCCGACACCGAGGGCCAGGCCTACAACGGCGCCATGGTGCTGCTGCAGGGCGTGAAGCTGGCCGGCAGCACCAAGCCGCTGGACGTGACGAAGGCCCTGCGCGGCGCCGAGGTGGAGACGCTGTACGGCAAGGCCACGGTGCGCGCGGCGGACAACCAGCTCTTGATTCCCAACTACATCGCCCGCGTGAAGGTGGCCGACGGCGTGCTGCGCCCGGTGATCGAGCAGAGCTACCCCGCCACCCTGACGCCGCCCGCCTCGCCGCTGTGCAAGCTGTGACCCGGCCCACCCCGCCAACCACCACCCCCAAAGGAGACCCCATGCAACGCACCCCCCTGTCCCTCGCCAGCGCCCTGGCGCTGTGCGGCGCCCTCGCCGCCCCGGCATATGCCCAGAGCAACGTCACCCTCTACGGACTCATCGACGCGGGCGTCGAGCGCCTCAACCACACCAGCGCCGGCGGCGGCATCACGCGCATGCCCAGCATCGCCGGCTCGGCCGCCTCGCGCTGGGGCCTGCGCGGCAGCGAAGACCTGGGCGACGGCCTGAAGGCCGTGTTCACGCTCGAATCGGGCTTCGGCTCCGACAACGGCGCCTTCCAGCAAGGCGGCCGCGCCTTCGGCCGCCAGGCCTTCGTCGGCCTGTCCGGCGGCTGGGGCACGGTGTCGCTGGGGCGCCAGTACTCGATGCTGTTCCCCGGCGCGGCGAACACCGACATCTTCCTGGCGCAGATCTACGGCGCCGGCGCGTTCGACACCTACCTGGCCGGCCCGCGCCTGGACAACGCCCTGGCCTACCTGGGCAAGTTCGGCGGCGTGACGCTGGGCGCGCTCTACAGCCTGGGCAAGGACGCGCAGACCTGCCCCGGCGAGCGCGGCAAGGGCAGCGAGTGCCGCGCCTGGTCCGCCGTGCTGAAGTACGACGCGCCCGGCTGGGGCGTGGGCACCTGGATCGACGAACAGCGCGGCCTGGACGGCAGCGGCGACACCCCCGCCACCGCCGACCTGAGCGGCAAGAAGGACCAGCGCCTGGCCCTGAGCGGCTACGCCACGCTCGGCCAGACCAAGCTGGTGGCCAACTACATGCAGCGCAAGAACGACGCGGCGGCCGATGCCTACCGCAAGAGCAGCCTGTGGTCGCTGGGCGTGGCCCACCCGGTCACGCAGGCCATCACGCTGGAGGCGCAGTACTACCACTTCGCCTACAAGGACAGCGACGACGGCGGCAAGATGCTGGCGCTGCGCGGCACCTATGCGTTCTCCAAGCGCACGGCCGCCTACGCCACCGTGGGCGCCCTGCGCAACGACGGCAACGCGCGCTTCTCGCCCTCGGTGGGCGTGAGCAACACCGCGCTGGCACCCGTTGCGGGCCAGAACCAGACGGGCATCATGGTCGGGCTGCGCCACGCGTTCTAAAAGTGCCCCCCTGAGACGCTTCGCGTCTTCCCCCCGCTCTCGCGCTTCGCGCGGGCGGGGGGACGCCACCAGCGCGGCGGGGCGGCCCTTGCGCGGTGGCCCGCGCATGGGCCGCGCCAGTTTCATGCGCAGCGCCATGGAAAACTGACTTGGAGCTTCGCGGTGCAAGCCGCGAACCAGCACCCACTATGAAAGCAGCCTTCATCACCGGCCACGGCGGCAACGACATCGTGCAGGTGCGCGCGCACCATCTGCCGGAGCGCGCGCCCGGCGAGGTGCGCGTGCGCATGCGCGCGGCCACCCTGAACCAGGTGGACCTGTACATGCGCAACAGCGGCGCGGGCATCACGCACCGGCTGCCGCAGGTCATGGGCCTGGACGGCGCGGGCACCATCGAGGCCTGCGACGAAGGCGACCCGCTGCTGCGCCCCGGCCAGGAGGTGGTCATCCACCCCGGCGTGGCTTGCGGCCGCTGCGCGTTCTGCCAGCGCGGCGACAGCGTGCTGTGCACACACATCCAGTACCTGGGCGAGCACCGCGACGGCACCTTCGCCGAGGCGATACAGGTGCCCGCCACGCAGGTCTTTCCCAAGCCGGCGCACCTGGGCTGGGCCGAGGCGGCGGCCCTGGGCGTGAACCACCTGACGGCCTGGCGCATGCTGTTTTCCAAGGCGCGCCTGCAGCCGTGGGAGACGGTGCTGGTCTTCGGCATCGGCGGCGGCGTGTCGCTGGCCGGGCTGCAGCTGGCCAAGGCCATCGGCGCGCGCGCCATCG belongs to Acidovorax sp. YS12 and includes:
- a CDS encoding zinc-binding dehydrogenase, yielding MKAAFITGHGGNDIVQVRAHHLPERAPGEVRVRMRAATLNQVDLYMRNSGAGITHRLPQVMGLDGAGTIEACDEGDPLLRPGQEVVIHPGVACGRCAFCQRGDSVLCTHIQYLGEHRDGTFAEAIQVPATQVFPKPAHLGWAEAAALGVNHLTAWRMLFSKARLQPWETVLVFGIGGGVSLAGLQLAKAIGARAIVTSRDGAKLERARALGADHGINGKTQDVAREVLALTGGRGVDVVFENVGEAVWPSAMKSLVRGGRLVTCGATSGDQPAADLRRIFIRQLQILGSTLGTLGEFRDLLGFVERTGLRPVIDSEYPLDQVHAALDRLASGAQFGKVALRIG
- a CDS encoding ABC transporter substrate-binding protein, with translation MLKTHTLLAGAALAAALPLAALAQAKEPVKIALVTSKSGAFATMGADVANGIKFAVDEANAKGGVDGRKVVLAEGDDESTPDAGRRVAEKLSREGHNLIIGPITSSISLAISQNLARWDAAFIGTISKADKLTQDACSPRFVRTNHSDAMDLAMINEWAKTLPGNNFAIMAADYVWGQDSAKSFEAAVTAQGKKVGTKLFVPLGTKDYAPYIQQLKNANADAVWVADVSGAIAFTKQAADFGLIPKTPLIGHALLSNFIVNATGNALANVPGNVGYTPDIDTPQSKAFAAAFKAKHNRLPSDTEGQAYNGAMVLLQGVKLAGSTKPLDVTKALRGAEVETLYGKATVRAADNQLLIPNYIARVKVADGVLRPVIEQSYPATLTPPASPLCKL
- a CDS encoding porin: MQRTPLSLASALALCGALAAPAYAQSNVTLYGLIDAGVERLNHTSAGGGITRMPSIAGSAASRWGLRGSEDLGDGLKAVFTLESGFGSDNGAFQQGGRAFGRQAFVGLSGGWGTVSLGRQYSMLFPGAANTDIFLAQIYGAGAFDTYLAGPRLDNALAYLGKFGGVTLGALYSLGKDAQTCPGERGKGSECRAWSAVLKYDAPGWGVGTWIDEQRGLDGSGDTPATADLSGKKDQRLALSGYATLGQTKLVANYMQRKNDAAADAYRKSSLWSLGVAHPVTQAITLEAQYYHFAYKDSDDGGKMLALRGTYAFSKRTAAYATVGALRNDGNARFSPSVGVSNTALAPVAGQNQTGIMVGLRHAF